The following coding sequences lie in one Cotesia glomerata isolate CgM1 linkage group LG5, MPM_Cglom_v2.3, whole genome shotgun sequence genomic window:
- the LOC123265087 gene encoding protein hu-li tai shao isoform X11, with translation MALLTERGPKMADTSQHELSEPHTNGVIDGLTEEEKSKMRPADIDADMREMERRKRVEIIMNSKMFKEELERIIETQLKDGSGPCGLLQQITEMMGAQGARFNANVFKNSNCVVPINDIRGVEAKGYERGEKLLRCKLAAVFRLLDLYGWTQGLAGQITARLNADEEHFLVNPFGLLYHEITASSLVKVDMQGQVVEQGTTNFGVHVAEFQLHSTIHAARPDIKCIIHITTPTVTAVSSLKCGLLPIGPESIVIGDVSIHQYIGETVEPEEREKITRNLGPINKVMLLTNRGALCCGETIEEAFYNVYNTVLACETQLKLMPMGVENLNLLSEESKKSIYEASRKPPIPHTSSIIEPSPLAEKLEKRWRIGSSEFEALMRMLDNAGFRTGYIYRHPLIKSEPPRPRNDVEVPPAVSSLGYLLEEEELYKQGLWKGGRKGADRSRWLNSPNVYQKVEILETGTPDPKKITKWVDQNAEEWVSDGSPTHSSSTPVRIDSALQFVPKNTNPKEFKQLQQQIKDYRRADKISAGPQSHILEGVSWEEAKKMQDATISGTGEQVVLVGAASKGIIQRNFQHNAMVYKTPYAKNPFDAVTDQELDQYKKEVERKTKGDIYDESQSESEALSSFNISRATHESSTAKSPIQSPISVTSETEEESRDEPRVLRIETKRVPKPSQAEVVLSDGENTVNGDHSDAHHSTFSHSSKEDVSVSEESPKKEKKKKKGLRTPSFLKKKKEKKKSVEA, from the exons atg gCGCTGCTAACTGAAAGAGGCCCGAAGATGGCGGACACGAGTCAGCATGAGCTCTCCGAGCCTCACACAAATGGAGTGATAGACGGTCTtacagaagaagaaaaaagcaAAATGAGACCAGCGGATATTGATGCC GATATGCGAGAAATGGAGCGAAGGAAGcgtgtagaaataataatgaactCGAAGATGTTCAAAGAAGAGTTGGAGCGCATTATTGAGACACAATTGAAGGATGGATCTGGACCTTGCGGATTGTTGCAACAGATTACGGAGATGATGGGTGCACAGGGTGCTCGTTTTAATGCTAATGTgttcaaaa aTTCAAATTGTGTGGTGCCTATAAACGACATCCGTGGTGTAGAAGCGAAGGGTTATGAACGCGGAGAAAAATTACTACGTTGCAAATTAGCGGCTGTATTTAGACTACTAGATTTGTACGGATGGACCCAGGGTCTGGCTGGACAGATAACAGCCCGATTAAACGCCGACGAGGAGCATTTTTTAGTAAACCCATTCGGGCTGCTCTACCACGAGATAACGGCATCGTCATTAGTTAAAGTCGACATGCAAGGGCAGGTAGTCGAGCAGGGAACGACTAATTTTGGAGTGCATGTAGCTGAATTTCAATTGCACTCGACGATCCATGCTGCTCGTCCAGACATTAAGTGTATTATACATATAACAACGCCAACAGTAACAGCAGTGTCTTCCTTAAAATGCGGCCTCTTACCAATCGGCCCTGAGAGCATCGTGATCGGCGATGTCTCGATTCACCAGTACATTGGCGAGACTGTTGAACCAGAAGAGCGCGAGAAGATAACCCGCAATCTGGGACCTATTAATAAAGTAATGCTTTTGACCAACCGCGGTGCTTTGTGTTGCGGTGAGACTATTGAAGAAGCCTTTTACAATGTCTACAATACTGTTCTTGCTTGCGAGACCCAGTTGAAGTTGATGCCCATGGGAGTTGAAAACTTGAACTTACTGTCGGAGGAATccaaaaaatctatttacgaAGCCTCGAGAAAACCACCGATCCCACATACTTCCAGTATCATTGAACCTTCGCCATTGGctgaaaaattggaaaaacgCTGGAGAATCGGTAGCTCTGAGTTTGAAGCACTTATGAGGATGCTTGACAATGCC ggTTTTCGTACTGGTTATATTTACCGACATCCATTAATTAAAAGTGAGCCACCTAGACCACGTAACGATGTTGAAGTACCACCAGCTGTTTCTTCACTTGGCTACTTATTGGAAGAAGAAGAACTTTATAAACAAGG ATTATGGAAAGGAGGACGTAAAGGTGCCGACAGATCACGTTGGTTAAATTCACCGAATGTTTATCAAAAAGTGGAAATACTCGAGACCGGAACGCCGGATCCTAAGAAAATAACAAAG tgGGTGGATCAAAATGCAGAGGAG TGGGTGTCTGATGGATCACCAACACACAGTAGCAGTACGCCAGTAAGGATTGATAGTGCGTTACAGTTTGTACCCAAGAATACTAATCCAAAAGAATTTAAACAACTTCAACAGCAG aTTAAAGACTACCGTAGAGCGGATAAAATATCAGCTGGACCACAGTCACATATTTTGGAAGGCGTTTCGTGGGAAGAAGCTAAAAAAATGCAG gACGCAACTATCAGTGGCACTGGTGAACAAGTAGTATTGGTAGGTGCAGCAAGTAAAGGTATTATCCAACGTAATTTCCAACACAATGCAATGGTATACAAAACTCCGTACGCCAAAAATCCATTCGACGCGGTCACTGATCAAGAACTTGATCAGTACAAAAAAGAAGTTGAACGTAAAACTAAAGGAGATAtat ATGATGAATCGCAGTCGGAATCAGAAGCATTATCGTCATTTAATATTAGTAGAGCGACCCATGAATCAAGCACTGCCAAATCTCCAATTCAATCACCTATCTCTGTGACATCTGAAACTGAAGAAGAAAGTCGAGAtg aacCTCGTGTACTGCGGATAGAAACAAAACGCGTACCTAAACCAAGTCAGGCAGAAGTTGTATTAAGTGATG
- the LOC123265087 gene encoding protein hu-li tai shao isoform X10 has translation MALLTERGPKMADTSQHELSEPHTNGVIDGLTEEEKSKMRPADIDADMREMERRKRVEIIMNSKMFKEELERIIETQLKDGSGPCGLLQQITEMMGAQGARFNANVFKNSNCVVPINDIRGVEAKGYERGEKLLRCKLAAVFRLLDLYGWTQGLAGQITARLNADEEHFLVNPFGLLYHEITASSLVKVDMQGQVVEQGTTNFGVHVAEFQLHSTIHAARPDIKCIIHITTPTVTAVSSLKCGLLPIGPESIVIGDVSIHQYIGETVEPEEREKITRNLGPINKVMLLTNRGALCCGETIEEAFYNVYNTVLACETQLKLMPMGVENLNLLSEESKKSIYEASRKPPIPHTSSIIEPSPLAEKLEKRWRIGSSEFEALMRMLDNAGFRTGYIYRHPLIKSEPPRPRNDVEVPPAVSSLGYLLEEEELYKQGLWKGGRKGADRSRWLNSPNVYQKVEILETGTPDPKKITKWVDQNAEEWVSDGSPTHSSSTPVRIDSALQFVPKNTNPKEFKQLQQQIKDYRRADKISAGPQSHILEGVSWEEAKKMQDATISGTGEQVVLVGAASKGIIQRNFQHNAMVYKTPYAKNPFDAVTDQELDQYKKEVERKTKGDIYDESQSESEALSSFNISRATHESSTAKSPIQSPISVTSETEEESRDEPRVLRIETKRVPKPSQAEVVLSDGENTVNGDHSDAHHSTFSHSSKEGSMSQDVSVSEESPKKEKKKKKGLRTPSFLKKKKEKKKSVEA, from the exons atg gCGCTGCTAACTGAAAGAGGCCCGAAGATGGCGGACACGAGTCAGCATGAGCTCTCCGAGCCTCACACAAATGGAGTGATAGACGGTCTtacagaagaagaaaaaagcaAAATGAGACCAGCGGATATTGATGCC GATATGCGAGAAATGGAGCGAAGGAAGcgtgtagaaataataatgaactCGAAGATGTTCAAAGAAGAGTTGGAGCGCATTATTGAGACACAATTGAAGGATGGATCTGGACCTTGCGGATTGTTGCAACAGATTACGGAGATGATGGGTGCACAGGGTGCTCGTTTTAATGCTAATGTgttcaaaa aTTCAAATTGTGTGGTGCCTATAAACGACATCCGTGGTGTAGAAGCGAAGGGTTATGAACGCGGAGAAAAATTACTACGTTGCAAATTAGCGGCTGTATTTAGACTACTAGATTTGTACGGATGGACCCAGGGTCTGGCTGGACAGATAACAGCCCGATTAAACGCCGACGAGGAGCATTTTTTAGTAAACCCATTCGGGCTGCTCTACCACGAGATAACGGCATCGTCATTAGTTAAAGTCGACATGCAAGGGCAGGTAGTCGAGCAGGGAACGACTAATTTTGGAGTGCATGTAGCTGAATTTCAATTGCACTCGACGATCCATGCTGCTCGTCCAGACATTAAGTGTATTATACATATAACAACGCCAACAGTAACAGCAGTGTCTTCCTTAAAATGCGGCCTCTTACCAATCGGCCCTGAGAGCATCGTGATCGGCGATGTCTCGATTCACCAGTACATTGGCGAGACTGTTGAACCAGAAGAGCGCGAGAAGATAACCCGCAATCTGGGACCTATTAATAAAGTAATGCTTTTGACCAACCGCGGTGCTTTGTGTTGCGGTGAGACTATTGAAGAAGCCTTTTACAATGTCTACAATACTGTTCTTGCTTGCGAGACCCAGTTGAAGTTGATGCCCATGGGAGTTGAAAACTTGAACTTACTGTCGGAGGAATccaaaaaatctatttacgaAGCCTCGAGAAAACCACCGATCCCACATACTTCCAGTATCATTGAACCTTCGCCATTGGctgaaaaattggaaaaacgCTGGAGAATCGGTAGCTCTGAGTTTGAAGCACTTATGAGGATGCTTGACAATGCC ggTTTTCGTACTGGTTATATTTACCGACATCCATTAATTAAAAGTGAGCCACCTAGACCACGTAACGATGTTGAAGTACCACCAGCTGTTTCTTCACTTGGCTACTTATTGGAAGAAGAAGAACTTTATAAACAAGG ATTATGGAAAGGAGGACGTAAAGGTGCCGACAGATCACGTTGGTTAAATTCACCGAATGTTTATCAAAAAGTGGAAATACTCGAGACCGGAACGCCGGATCCTAAGAAAATAACAAAG tgGGTGGATCAAAATGCAGAGGAG TGGGTGTCTGATGGATCACCAACACACAGTAGCAGTACGCCAGTAAGGATTGATAGTGCGTTACAGTTTGTACCCAAGAATACTAATCCAAAAGAATTTAAACAACTTCAACAGCAG aTTAAAGACTACCGTAGAGCGGATAAAATATCAGCTGGACCACAGTCACATATTTTGGAAGGCGTTTCGTGGGAAGAAGCTAAAAAAATGCAG gACGCAACTATCAGTGGCACTGGTGAACAAGTAGTATTGGTAGGTGCAGCAAGTAAAGGTATTATCCAACGTAATTTCCAACACAATGCAATGGTATACAAAACTCCGTACGCCAAAAATCCATTCGACGCGGTCACTGATCAAGAACTTGATCAGTACAAAAAAGAAGTTGAACGTAAAACTAAAGGAGATAtat ATGATGAATCGCAGTCGGAATCAGAAGCATTATCGTCATTTAATATTAGTAGAGCGACCCATGAATCAAGCACTGCCAAATCTCCAATTCAATCACCTATCTCTGTGACATCTGAAACTGAAGAAGAAAGTCGAGAtg aacCTCGTGTACTGCGGATAGAAACAAAACGCGTACCTAAACCAAGTCAGGCAGAAGTTGTATTAAGTGATG